A stretch of the Marivirga tractuosa DSM 4126 genome encodes the following:
- a CDS encoding bactofilin family protein: MFNNKQDKIQMAQDITSSSNTIGKGTTINGDLETFGNIRIDGKVIGNIKTKSKLVLGNTSHIEGNVLSQNAEIEGEVKGVVEITELLILKPSAVVHGDIITNKLIVESGATFNGECKMGVSNKTIKIGEETANGQSNPKIEKAKAV, encoded by the coding sequence ATGTTTAATAACAAGCAAGATAAAATACAAATGGCACAAGATATCACAAGTTCCAGTAATACTATTGGAAAAGGAACTACTATTAACGGAGACTTAGAAACCTTTGGAAATATTAGGATAGACGGAAAGGTAATTGGAAACATTAAAACTAAATCTAAATTAGTTTTAGGGAACACTTCTCATATTGAAGGAAATGTGTTATCACAAAATGCAGAGATAGAAGGAGAAGTTAAAGGAGTGGTTGAAATTACAGAATTATTGATTTTGAAACCATCTGCAGTAGTTCATGGTGATATTATAACCAATAAGCTTATTGTAGAATCGGGGGCTACTTTTAATGGCGAATGTAAAATGGGGGTTTCTAACAAAACCATCAAAATAGGTGAAGAAACCGCTAATGGACAATCAAACCCAAAAATTGAAAAAGCAAAAGCCGTATAA
- the uvrC gene encoding excinuclease ABC subunit UvrC, with protein sequence MYDAVFFKPQDINDLPQLPGVYKFHNSSGVIIYVGKAKNLKNRVTSYFNKSANHNRKTIRLVREIEKIEIAIVNSEFDALLLENSLIKELQPKYNILLKDDKSFPYLCITNEPFPRIISTRRRIARNGTYFGPYASVRAMNNVLELIRKLYTIRTCKLNLSDQNIKAGKFKVCLEYHIGNCKGPCEGLQKHAEYQNDIDQAAEILKGNLNIPKQHFKENMQKAAEQLNFEKAQSYKEKLELLEKFHSKSLVVNAKLTDIDVCSIISEDKYAFVNYMRIKNGSINVTKTIELKKKLDETDQELLLLALIELRKIYESNTNEILTNIDITNPPETFHFIKPQIGDKKKLVEMSLKNALFFKKEKLNQNESSKIKELRVLKQLQSDLRLKELPIKIECFDNSNMQGTNPTASMVHFKNGRPKKSEYRHYHVKTVIGPDDFASMTEIVGRRYKRLVEEQQELPNLIVIDGGKGQLSAAVKALNKLNLYGNIPIIGIAKRLEEIYFPEDPYPVHISKKSESLKLLQRLRDEAHRFAITFHRQIRSKNSFTSELEGIEGIGEKTIDQLLAHFKSVKKIKEASFEKLSTIIGNSKAEQIIKAFKQKKED encoded by the coding sequence ATGTATGATGCGGTTTTCTTTAAGCCACAAGATATAAATGATCTGCCCCAACTTCCTGGAGTCTATAAATTTCATAACTCATCAGGGGTCATTATTTATGTTGGAAAAGCAAAGAATTTAAAAAACAGAGTCACAAGCTATTTCAATAAATCTGCCAACCATAATCGAAAAACAATTCGCCTGGTAAGAGAAATTGAAAAAATTGAAATTGCCATTGTAAATTCAGAGTTTGACGCTCTGCTTTTGGAAAATTCTTTAATAAAAGAACTACAACCCAAATACAATATCCTTTTAAAGGATGATAAATCATTTCCCTACTTATGTATTACCAATGAGCCTTTCCCTAGAATTATCTCTACAAGAAGGCGAATAGCGAGAAATGGAACATACTTTGGCCCATATGCTAGTGTTAGGGCTATGAACAATGTTTTAGAATTAATTCGAAAATTATATACAATTAGAACATGTAAGTTAAACCTTTCCGACCAAAACATTAAGGCTGGCAAGTTCAAAGTTTGCTTAGAATATCATATAGGAAATTGTAAGGGGCCATGTGAAGGCTTGCAAAAGCATGCAGAATATCAGAATGATATTGACCAGGCAGCAGAAATTCTTAAAGGTAATTTGAATATCCCTAAACAACACTTTAAGGAAAACATGCAAAAAGCGGCAGAGCAATTAAATTTTGAAAAAGCCCAAAGCTATAAAGAGAAACTTGAACTACTTGAGAAATTTCATAGCAAATCACTAGTCGTTAACGCAAAACTTACAGACATAGATGTTTGCAGCATTATTTCAGAAGACAAATATGCTTTTGTTAATTATATGCGAATAAAAAATGGAAGTATTAATGTCACAAAAACAATTGAACTCAAGAAAAAATTAGACGAAACAGATCAGGAACTTCTCTTATTGGCATTAATTGAACTCAGAAAGATATACGAAAGTAATACAAATGAAATTCTAACCAATATAGATATTACGAACCCGCCAGAAACATTTCATTTTATTAAACCGCAGATAGGGGACAAGAAAAAATTGGTGGAAATGAGCTTAAAAAACGCCTTATTCTTTAAGAAGGAAAAGCTTAATCAAAATGAATCTTCAAAAATTAAGGAGCTTAGAGTTTTAAAACAACTTCAATCTGACTTAAGGCTAAAAGAGCTGCCCATCAAAATCGAATGCTTTGACAACTCTAATATGCAAGGCACAAATCCCACTGCATCAATGGTTCACTTCAAAAATGGAAGGCCTAAAAAAAGTGAATACAGACACTACCATGTGAAAACAGTAATAGGGCCAGATGATTTTGCCTCCATGACTGAGATAGTTGGCAGAAGGTATAAACGACTTGTTGAAGAACAACAAGAACTTCCGAATTTGATAGTGATCGATGGGGGAAAAGGTCAACTAAGTGCAGCAGTCAAAGCTTTGAACAAGCTAAATCTATACGGTAATATCCCAATTATCGGGATAGCCAAAAGACTGGAAGAAATATATTTTCCAGAAGATCCTTATCCAGTTCATATAAGCAAGAAAAGCGAGTCCCTTAAGCTCTTACAAAGATTAAGAGATGAGGCACACCGTTTTGCAATTACATTCCATAGGCAAATAAGGAGCAAAAATTCTTTTACAAGTGAATTAGAAGGAATTGAGGGAATAGGAGAAAAAACGATAGATCAATTACTTGCCCACTTTAAATCTGTGAAGAAAATTAAAGAGGCTTCATTTGAAAAGCTAAGTACTATTATTGGAAATAGTAAAGCAGAACAAATTATAAAAGCATTCAAACAAAAAAAGGAAGACTGA
- the atpE gene encoding ATP synthase F0 subunit C yields the protein MYNLIGAGLIVIGGGIGLGQIGGKAMEGIARQPEASGKIQTAMIIIGALLEGLAFGALILGQ from the coding sequence ATGTACAATTTAATTGGAGCAGGATTAATCGTAATCGGTGGTGGAATTGGCTTAGGTCAAATTGGTGGAAAAGCAATGGAAGGTATTGCTAGACAGCCAGAAGCATCAGGTAAAATTCAAACCGCTATGATTATCATCGGTGCATTATTGGAAGGTTTAGCATTTGGTGCTTTAATCTTAGGTCAATAA
- the porW gene encoding type IX secretion system periplasmic lipoprotein PorW/SprE — protein MNKRKKLYRILILGLLLPLAACSPENSGLVSYGYHNMTAKYNAYFIANEKLQEVLLEIDEAHQNNFNRVLKVKAPIDTNIVNANTEKIEDVIKKASIAIQRHKVSKWVDDSYVLVGIARMLNQEYEESIETLKYVNVNSEDEQTRYEALTYLVRTFTEYNELNNALAVIDYLNRQKLSKSNKRKFYQQAAHYFQIANDPNNLIKYLTAATELMSRGPTKAKYHFILGQLFQKSSLDAFAYENYKEVLNNRPPYELSFYARLNMAQVTELSKGEDIKKIRKYFEQLLKDGKNIEFRDKIYYEMAEFELKQGNIEEAIPYYKSSIAESINNERQKSFSYHKLGLLYFDELKEYPLAQAYYDSAYQIMPKDEKVYPQVETRQSVLSDFIKQMNTINENDSLLSLAKMDSASLNEMFLTLQDEKLKKEKEEAARQKREKRIRSANTNSSSFGDEPNIQTNTAPGGGFYFYDASTVGQGKNTFKRTWGDRSLQDNWRTNRGKVFDSEDAEELEKQAAAKQEQQPEMSEEELLAKEKEKFFSAIPFDEEKQSQLKDEMEVAYYKLGNIYNFDLQEKQEAVNTYETLLSRYPETEYKAELLYLLYIYYKDKDESKSKTYSSELLAKFPETIFAKLVENPNYQEESNLASAKVKVIYERAYRLYEAEDYKAATEEINNGLNDYPENDYEDNLKLLEALITGITDGKNPYKFKLQSFLKEYPNSELYDFAKGLLAAIDDLDKKQQQKEKIKYIPFFDQAHYFVVVYENNKALSGILPQEIEKFGEKFFPDQDLNAGNLVFDSENSMILLSEFEGKATAEAFYKKFNSDLSPLKNFSTLNFSNFIISKDNFQIFYQAKMVDSYTDFFKLNYEITQ, from the coding sequence ATGAACAAGAGAAAAAAACTATATAGAATATTAATATTAGGCCTTCTATTGCCTCTAGCGGCTTGTTCACCTGAAAATTCGGGATTAGTCAGTTATGGTTATCACAATATGACCGCCAAATACAATGCATATTTTATTGCAAACGAAAAGTTGCAAGAGGTATTATTGGAAATTGACGAAGCCCATCAGAATAATTTCAATAGAGTTTTGAAAGTAAAAGCTCCTATCGATACTAATATCGTAAATGCTAATACTGAAAAAATTGAGGACGTAATAAAAAAAGCTTCAATTGCTATTCAAAGACATAAAGTGAGCAAATGGGTAGACGATAGTTATGTCTTGGTTGGGATTGCACGAATGCTTAATCAAGAATATGAAGAATCTATTGAAACTCTTAAATATGTCAATGTTAATAGTGAGGATGAACAAACTCGTTATGAAGCATTAACTTATCTTGTTAGAACTTTCACAGAATACAATGAATTAAATAATGCCCTTGCTGTAATTGACTATCTCAACAGGCAAAAATTATCAAAATCTAATAAACGTAAATTTTATCAGCAAGCTGCGCACTATTTTCAAATTGCCAATGATCCCAATAACCTAATCAAATATTTGACTGCAGCGACTGAGCTTATGAGTAGAGGGCCTACAAAAGCAAAATATCACTTTATCTTGGGTCAGCTTTTTCAAAAATCAAGCTTAGATGCATTTGCATACGAAAACTACAAAGAGGTTTTAAACAACAGACCGCCTTATGAATTATCATTTTATGCTCGACTTAATATGGCTCAAGTAACCGAGCTATCGAAAGGAGAGGATATTAAAAAAATCAGAAAATACTTTGAACAATTGTTGAAAGACGGCAAAAACATTGAATTCAGGGATAAAATTTACTACGAAATGGCTGAATTTGAATTAAAACAAGGAAACATAGAAGAAGCCATTCCTTATTATAAATCATCCATTGCCGAAAGCATAAATAATGAAAGGCAAAAATCCTTTTCTTATCATAAATTAGGACTACTCTACTTTGATGAACTAAAAGAATATCCTCTAGCACAGGCTTATTATGACAGTGCTTATCAAATTATGCCAAAAGATGAAAAGGTTTATCCTCAAGTAGAGACAAGACAATCTGTATTATCCGACTTCATTAAACAAATGAACACTATTAATGAGAATGACAGCTTACTATCACTGGCTAAAATGGATAGTGCTTCTCTAAATGAGATGTTTTTAACGCTTCAGGATGAAAAACTTAAAAAAGAAAAGGAGGAAGCTGCAAGACAGAAAAGAGAAAAAAGGATCAGAAGTGCCAATACCAACAGCAGTTCTTTTGGTGATGAACCCAATATACAAACCAATACAGCCCCAGGCGGTGGATTTTATTTTTATGATGCATCAACAGTAGGGCAAGGAAAAAATACTTTTAAAAGAACATGGGGAGATCGCTCACTTCAGGATAATTGGAGAACTAATAGAGGTAAAGTTTTCGATTCGGAAGATGCCGAAGAACTGGAAAAGCAAGCAGCTGCCAAACAGGAACAGCAACCTGAAATGAGTGAAGAAGAATTATTAGCTAAAGAAAAAGAAAAGTTTTTCTCTGCAATACCATTTGATGAAGAAAAACAAAGCCAGTTGAAAGATGAGATGGAAGTAGCCTATTATAAACTTGGAAACATATACAATTTTGATCTACAAGAAAAGCAAGAAGCAGTAAACACCTATGAAACCTTACTTTCAAGATATCCTGAAACTGAATATAAAGCTGAGCTTTTGTATCTTTTATACATTTATTATAAAGACAAAGATGAATCTAAATCAAAAACCTATTCTTCCGAGCTACTGGCTAAATTCCCTGAAACCATTTTTGCTAAACTAGTAGAAAACCCTAATTATCAAGAAGAGAGTAACTTGGCAAGTGCAAAAGTTAAAGTTATTTATGAGAGGGCATACAGACTTTATGAAGCAGAAGATTATAAGGCAGCAACGGAAGAAATAAACAATGGTCTCAATGACTATCCTGAAAATGACTATGAAGACAACCTAAAATTATTAGAAGCACTAATCACTGGTATTACTGACGGAAAAAATCCTTATAAATTTAAGTTACAATCATTTTTAAAAGAATATCCTAACAGTGAACTTTATGATTTTGCCAAAGGTTTATTAGCTGCAATTGATGATTTGGATAAAAAACAACAACAAAAAGAAAAGATTAAATACATTCCATTTTTCGACCAAGCTCATTACTTTGTGGTAGTATATGAAAACAACAAAGCATTGTCAGGAATACTGCCACAGGAAATCGAGAAATTTGGAGAAAAATTCTTTCCAGATCAAGACTTAAATGCTGGAAATTTAGTCTTTGATAGTGAAAATTCAATGATACTATTAAGTGAATTTGAAGGTAAAGCAACAGCAGAGGCGTTCTATAAAAAATTTAACAGTGATTTATCACCATTAAAGAATTTCAGCACCTTAAATTTTAGTAATTTTATCATCTCTAAGGATAATTTTCAGATCTTCTATCAAGCTAAAATGGTAGATAGCTATACTGATTTTTTCAAATTAAATTATGAAATAACGCAATAG
- a CDS encoding DUF6168 family protein → MIKRLVIFTIAIMVIATSVLFCQKWYISSQAESLSYSLNAIYIFHFIAYLIIVVAVELLSKKLPNQVGFFYLASVFIKIGFFVLIFKDAIFAEIAMNFLERISIIIPFFMFLVFEAIYSGRLMNAQ, encoded by the coding sequence ATGATCAAAAGACTCGTTATTTTTACAATTGCTATAATGGTAATAGCAACCTCTGTTCTTTTTTGTCAAAAGTGGTATATCTCTTCTCAAGCAGAAAGCTTATCATATTCTCTCAATGCAATTTATATATTTCATTTCATTGCTTATTTAATTATTGTTGTGGCTGTAGAATTATTAAGCAAGAAATTACCAAATCAAGTTGGTTTCTTTTATTTGGCAAGTGTGTTTATAAAAATCGGTTTTTTTGTGCTGATTTTTAAGGATGCAATTTTTGCTGAAATCGCAATGAATTTTCTAGAAAGAATATCCATTATAATCCCGTTTTTCATGTTTTTAGTCTTTGAGGCAATCTATAGTGGAAGGTTGATGAATGCGCAGTGA
- the atpB gene encoding F0F1 ATP synthase subunit A has protein sequence MRNTLLFALLISLINVNTLFAVAGDSEEGGQINTKEEINEYIQHHLQDSHDFIFWTSGKTGTHYGFPLPVILWSDGVHVFSSSKFDHGHEVAESNGKYFALYHGKVYETNAEGDIELDEAGHPTNPKPLDLSITKNVVGMLLASLLLFLGFNSLARSYRTRSIPKGIGRILEPLVIYVRDEIARPNIGPKYERYMFYLLTVFFYIWILNLMGLTPLGFNVTGNIAITVGLALITFVVVQFSGNKNYWKHIFWMPGVPIPMKIILMPIEVLGMFTKPFALLIRLFANITAGHFVVMSLIALMITMKSAFGLVASTGMAFALAFFITIIELLVAFLQAYIFTMLSALFIGMAVEEEHH, from the coding sequence ATGAGAAACACATTGTTGTTCGCACTTTTAATATCGCTTATTAACGTAAACACGTTATTTGCGGTTGCAGGAGATTCAGAAGAAGGTGGGCAAATTAACACCAAAGAGGAGATAAACGAGTATATCCAGCATCACTTGCAAGATTCTCATGATTTCATTTTTTGGACTAGCGGTAAAACTGGAACTCATTATGGTTTCCCTTTACCAGTTATTTTGTGGTCTGATGGCGTGCATGTTTTTTCTTCCTCAAAATTTGATCATGGTCATGAAGTAGCCGAATCAAATGGAAAGTATTTTGCTCTTTATCACGGTAAGGTTTATGAAACCAATGCCGAGGGAGATATTGAGTTGGATGAAGCAGGTCATCCGACAAACCCTAAACCCTTAGATCTTTCCATCACTAAAAACGTGGTGGGGATGTTATTAGCATCTTTATTGTTGTTCTTAGGTTTTAATTCTTTAGCTAGAAGCTATAGAACAAGGTCTATTCCTAAAGGAATTGGTAGAATATTAGAGCCTTTGGTGATTTATGTGAGAGATGAAATTGCTCGTCCTAATATCGGCCCTAAATATGAGAGATACATGTTTTATCTTTTAACTGTATTCTTTTATATCTGGATTTTGAACTTAATGGGCTTAACTCCACTTGGGTTTAATGTAACAGGCAATATTGCTATTACTGTGGGTTTAGCGTTGATCACATTTGTTGTAGTGCAGTTTAGTGGAAATAAAAATTACTGGAAACACATTTTCTGGATGCCAGGCGTGCCAATTCCAATGAAAATAATTTTAATGCCAATTGAGGTGTTGGGAATGTTTACTAAGCCTTTTGCATTATTGATTCGTTTGTTTGCAAATATCACTGCTGGGCACTTTGTGGTTATGAGCTTAATTGCTTTAATGATTACCATGAAATCAGCTTTTGGTTTAGTGGCATCAACAGGTATGGCATTTGCCTTAGCGTTTTTTATTACTATAATTGAATTACTAGTTGCTTTCTTGCAGGCTTACATTTTTACTATGCTTTCGGCATTGTTTATTGGTATGGCAGTGGAAGAAGAGCATCATTAA
- a CDS encoding AtpZ/AtpI family protein, which yields MKKQKPYNSYLKYSGLAIQMAGTIYLGNLLGKYIDKVAESGSDIFAKIITLLAVFLSMFVIIRQVIKSQE from the coding sequence TTGAAAAAGCAAAAGCCGTATAATAGTTATTTAAAGTATTCTGGTCTTGCTATTCAAATGGCAGGAACCATATATTTGGGTAATCTATTAGGTAAATATATTGATAAAGTGGCCGAAAGTGGTTCTGATATTTTCGCAAAGATTATTACCCTTTTGGCTGTTTTCCTTTCTATGTTTGTCATCATCAGACAAGTGATAAAGTCCCAAGAATAA
- the porN gene encoding type IX secretion system ring subunit PorN/GldN, with product MKKFVLLFIGALLMVLVIPVKAQESSNDGYNPNSVYPIHEDNIMFKKRVWRRMDLREKQNLPFFSSGNEITKHIIESAKAGIIPIYKDDSLQNRKTKEEFLEDLENPQLQDLNAGGDDAWGSSDDSGWGNDDGWDDTGGEEEEEEDTAAEEVDTKFSNRQVSMLEIVEDMIFDRQRSVLVWDIQAIKLVIPAENFTSGLEKVIGVFKYKDLVDLFRSNPEQMIWFNPQNSAEHKNLADAFALRLFSARIVKVANPSDNMIIDIYDESPREGIMASQWIEYELMEKEHELWSY from the coding sequence ATGAAAAAGTTTGTGTTATTATTTATTGGAGCTTTACTGATGGTATTGGTGATACCTGTGAAGGCTCAAGAATCCTCCAACGATGGGTATAATCCTAATTCGGTCTACCCGATTCATGAGGATAATATTATGTTTAAGAAGCGTGTATGGAGAAGAATGGATTTGAGAGAAAAACAAAATCTTCCATTTTTTTCTTCAGGTAACGAGATTACCAAGCACATAATTGAATCTGCAAAGGCAGGAATAATTCCTATATATAAGGATGATTCACTACAAAATCGAAAAACAAAAGAAGAGTTTTTAGAAGATTTAGAAAATCCACAGTTGCAAGACTTAAATGCAGGTGGCGATGATGCTTGGGGTAGTTCTGATGACAGTGGCTGGGGAAATGATGACGGCTGGGACGATACAGGTGGTGAAGAGGAAGAGGAAGAAGATACTGCGGCTGAGGAAGTAGATACGAAATTTTCTAATAGACAAGTATCGATGTTGGAAATAGTAGAAGATATGATTTTTGATCGACAACGATCTGTCTTAGTTTGGGATATTCAAGCAATCAAACTGGTAATTCCTGCGGAAAACTTTACTTCTGGGCTTGAGAAAGTGATTGGGGTCTTCAAATATAAAGATTTGGTTGACTTATTCAGAAGTAATCCTGAACAAATGATTTGGTTTAATCCCCAAAACAGTGCCGAACATAAAAATCTTGCAGATGCATTTGCACTTAGGTTGTTTAGCGCTCGAATTGTTAAGGTTGCTAATCCAAGCGATAATATGATTATAGATATTTATGATGAAAGTCCACGAGAAGGTATTATGGCATCTCAATGGATTGAATATGAATTGATGGAAAAAGAACACGAACTGTGGTCTTATTAA
- a CDS encoding M23 family metallopeptidase, producing the protein MSNWLTTRYQMVVRNEENLAEVSTFNFTYAKVVVISLLTFVLIFIGALYLSQSLLAQWFDPRHTTMEYNQKLLTLTMEMDSLKSRLRAQDRFIANVQTILKGDVPTGETYREPDQIKTDDLNKDMNPQSMNAGDSIIRQEFEEQDFSLTSYSSNNYSEELKDIFFFPPLQGIVSSPYDMSIDHYGIDIVAKTNEPVKSIADGTVILSSWTQDGGYVIAIQHRANLISVVRHNSAILKKVGNFVNAGEVISIIGNSGELTSGPHVHLEIWYNGNPVDPEEFITF; encoded by the coding sequence ATGTCCAATTGGCTTACCACTCGATATCAAATGGTGGTAAGAAACGAAGAAAACCTAGCTGAAGTATCTACTTTTAACTTCACTTATGCAAAAGTAGTAGTTATTAGCTTATTAACATTTGTTTTGATATTTATTGGTGCATTATATTTATCTCAATCTCTATTGGCACAGTGGTTTGACCCCAGGCATACGACCATGGAATATAATCAGAAATTATTGACTCTTACGATGGAGATGGATTCATTGAAATCTAGATTAAGAGCTCAAGATCGTTTTATAGCCAATGTGCAAACTATTTTGAAGGGAGATGTCCCTACTGGTGAAACTTACAGAGAACCAGATCAAATTAAAACAGATGATTTGAATAAAGATATGAACCCGCAAAGCATGAATGCAGGGGATTCTATTATAAGACAAGAATTTGAAGAGCAAGATTTCAGTTTAACAAGCTATTCTAGTAATAATTACTCAGAGGAATTAAAGGATATCTTCTTTTTCCCACCTTTGCAGGGAATAGTCAGCTCGCCTTATGATATGAGTATAGATCACTACGGGATAGATATTGTAGCAAAAACTAATGAACCGGTAAAATCTATAGCAGATGGAACCGTTATATTATCATCATGGACTCAAGATGGAGGCTATGTGATTGCGATACAGCACAGAGCTAATTTAATATCTGTAGTGAGACATAATTCTGCAATATTAAAAAAAGTTGGTAATTTTGTGAATGCAGGAGAAGTAATCTCCATAATTGGTAATTCTGGGGAACTAACTTCAGGACCACATGTTCATTTAGAAATATGGTATAATGGTAATCCGGTGGATCCGGAAGAATTTATTACTTTTTAA
- a CDS encoding penicillin-binding protein 1A → MKNSTKYKKLIIALWSIFFLAILGFSIFIYSISINFNGWYGELPGLKSLENPKSDLSSILYFADNKEMGKYYRYNRSQVTFDELSPNVVNALIATEDIRYSKHSGIDLYGLGRVFFKSILMFDKSAGGGSTISQQLAKILFRTRSDLSNGSLNDVPVLGLIIAKMKEWIVAVKLERSYTKKEIIAMYLNTFEFGSNAFGIKTASQTFFNTTPDQLTVPEAAVLVGLCKNPNLYSPVYQPENAFQRRNVVLNQMRKYGYLEDVAYDSISSKPIELDYDVENHNDGLATYFRGVILWDLLAWSKQNGYDLYEDGLRIYTTIDSRMQKYAEEAVEEHMKFQQELFDEHWEGKEPWRDESGRVLKDFVKNEARRTKAYSYWQNQYGDDEDKIFEKLNEPKPMKVFSWEGEIDTTLSTMDSIRYFKQFLHAGFMAMNPNNGHIKAWVGGINHKYFKYDHVKQGRRQPGSTFKPLVYAAAIDNGYSPCYEIQDVPVTFEVPGDPPTWTPSNSGGKFSGETMTLRQAMARSLNSGTAYVMQKIGPQTVVDYARRLGIESPLAAVPSLCLGTSDVSIYELIGAYSTFVNEGFYTEPFYIERIEDKNGKVLKQFVPKTGEALSSETAYAMLHMLKGSTEISGGTALGLDRELRENNEIGAKTGTTQNYSDGWFVGVTKDLAAGVWVGGDERSIHFRNIGLGQGARMAMPIWEKFMKKVYEDESLPVSKGEFNKPSNFSIELDCDNYKMQQNNMTDSTEQIQKFNVDGIQ, encoded by the coding sequence ATGAAAAATTCAACAAAATATAAAAAATTAATAATTGCATTATGGTCAATCTTCTTTTTGGCCATACTCGGCTTTTCAATTTTTATCTATAGCATTAGCATAAACTTTAATGGTTGGTATGGTGAATTGCCAGGCTTGAAATCACTAGAGAACCCCAAAAGTGATTTGTCCTCCATATTATATTTTGCGGACAATAAAGAGATGGGGAAATATTACAGATACAATAGAAGTCAAGTCACTTTTGACGAATTGTCTCCAAACGTAGTCAATGCCTTAATTGCAACAGAGGATATAAGATATTCTAAACATTCTGGAATTGATTTATACGGTTTGGGAAGGGTTTTCTTCAAATCTATTTTAATGTTTGACAAGAGTGCGGGCGGGGGTAGCACAATAAGTCAACAATTAGCAAAAATATTGTTCAGAACTAGAAGTGATTTATCCAATGGAAGCTTAAATGATGTCCCCGTTTTAGGCTTAATTATAGCTAAAATGAAAGAGTGGATTGTTGCCGTTAAATTGGAAAGATCCTATACAAAAAAGGAGATAATTGCGATGTATTTGAATACTTTTGAGTTCGGAAGTAATGCATTTGGTATTAAAACCGCTTCTCAAACATTTTTTAATACCACCCCGGACCAACTTACTGTGCCTGAAGCAGCCGTCCTAGTAGGTCTCTGTAAAAATCCAAATTTATATAGTCCTGTTTACCAACCAGAGAATGCTTTCCAACGCAGAAATGTAGTATTAAACCAAATGCGAAAGTACGGCTATCTTGAAGATGTAGCTTATGATTCAATATCTTCAAAACCCATTGAGTTGGATTATGATGTAGAAAATCATAATGATGGTTTAGCCACATATTTTAGAGGGGTAATATTATGGGATCTATTAGCATGGTCCAAACAAAATGGCTATGACCTCTATGAAGACGGGCTTAGAATATATACTACGATTGACAGCCGGATGCAAAAATATGCAGAGGAAGCAGTTGAAGAGCACATGAAATTTCAACAAGAGCTTTTTGATGAGCATTGGGAAGGTAAAGAACCGTGGAGAGATGAATCTGGAAGAGTACTAAAGGATTTTGTTAAAAATGAAGCTAGAAGAACAAAAGCTTACAGCTATTGGCAAAATCAATATGGAGATGACGAAGATAAAATATTTGAAAAATTAAACGAACCGAAACCAATGAAGGTGTTCAGCTGGGAAGGCGAAATTGATACCACTTTGAGCACAATGGATTCTATTAGATACTTCAAACAATTTCTTCATGCCGGTTTTATGGCTATGAATCCAAATAATGGACATATTAAAGCCTGGGTAGGAGGTATAAACCATAAATATTTCAAATATGATCATGTTAAACAAGGAAGAAGGCAACCAGGATCAACATTTAAGCCTCTGGTATATGCCGCAGCTATAGACAATGGATATTCACCTTGTTATGAAATTCAAGACGTGCCTGTAACTTTTGAAGTTCCAGGGGATCCTCCTACATGGACTCCTTCCAATTCAGGCGGTAAGTTTTCTGGTGAAACCATGACCTTGCGCCAAGCCATGGCACGATCCCTTAATTCAGGAACAGCCTATGTTATGCAGAAAATAGGACCACAAACAGTTGTAGATTATGCTAGAAGATTGGGAATTGAGAGCCCATTAGCTGCTGTTCCGTCACTATGCTTAGGAACTTCAGATGTTTCGATATATGAACTAATTGGTGCCTACAGCACTTTTGTAAATGAAGGCTTCTACACGGAGCCGTTTTATATTGAAAGAATAGAGGATAAAAACGGGAAAGTGTTAAAACAATTTGTACCAAAGACAGGCGAAGCCTTAAGTTCGGAAACGGCTTATGCCATGCTTCACATGTTAAAAGGTTCTACAGAAATATCAGGAGGTACCGCTTTAGGACTGGACAGAGAATTACGAGAAAATAACGAAATAGGAGCCAAAACTGGCACAACTCAAAACTACTCTGATGGTTGGTTTGTTGGAGTTACTAAAGATTTAGCGGCAGGTGTCTGGGTTGGAGGAGATGAAAGAAGCATACACTTCCGAAATATTGGATTAGGTCAGGGTGCAAGAATGGCCATGCCTATCTGGGAAAAATTCATGAAAAAAGTTTATGAAGATGAAAGTTTACCAGTTTCTAAGGGCGAATTTAATAAACCTTCCAATTTTTCAATAGAATTGGATTGCGACAATTACAAAATGCAGCAGAATAATATGACCGATTCAACTGAACAAATACAAAAATTCAATGTTGATGGCATTCAATAA